One genomic window of Thiovulum sp. ES includes the following:
- a CDS encoding Fe-S-cluster-containing hydrogenase subunit, with translation MKLGFLVDLNLCMGCKGCEIACKVENEVPLSSWRLRVKYVDMGTFPDTKRTFTPLRCNHCENAPCERICPVSALHYIDNGIVNIDKERCIGCAGCVMACPYGAIYIDPETNTADKCTYCAHRISTGLMPSCVVACPVEANIFGDLEDSSSAISKYIMSNDVKVRKPEKGTFPKHFYAGGGDVNLNPLASKREEGHQLFNNITHLKHVGVH, from the coding sequence ATGAAGTTAGGTTTTTTAGTTGATTTAAATCTCTGTATGGGATGTAAAGGGTGCGAAATTGCCTGTAAGGTAGAGAATGAAGTGCCTCTTTCATCTTGGAGATTAAGAGTCAAATATGTAGATATGGGAACATTCCCTGATACGAAGCGAACTTTCACACCTTTACGATGTAATCACTGTGAAAATGCTCCTTGTGAGAGAATTTGTCCTGTTTCAGCTCTCCACTATATTGATAACGGAATTGTCAATATTGACAAAGAGAGATGTATTGGTTGTGCGGGTTGTGTAATGGCTTGTCCATATGGTGCGATTTATATCGATCCAGAAACAAACACAGCAGACAAATGTACTTATTGTGCGCACAGAATTTCAACAGGGTTAATGCCGTCATGTGTTGTTGCATGTCCAGTTGAAGCGAATATCTTTGGAGACTTAGAAGATTCAAGCAGTGCGATTAGTAAGTATATTATGAGTAATGATGTCAAAGTTAGAAAGCCTGAAAAAGGAACTTTCCCTAAACACTTCTATGCAGGTGGTGGAGATGTAAATCTAAATCCATTAGCATCAAAAAGAGAAGAGGGACATCAATTATTTAACAATATTACTCACCTTAAACATGTAGGAGTACACTAA
- a CDS encoding Cytochrome c peroxidase MauG (PFAM: Polysulphide reductase, NrfD), whose protein sequence is MVEHTLPATQAVVTLDVALPGIVWGWIITMNMWAKSIGTGVIFIGFYLLKKYPDTKDVTFLKMPLVIISLVFIHIFLLFTVLDLHQMFRFWHIFFYPHWTSAITVGAWIVTGLVGVLFLMAAAKFVKKDSLYDSLMPWAVILSIPVTLYTAGIMAEASARELWQMPTEMVQMILAATLTGSATLLLVGMNRFSDEVKRDLSVVLGLSAFAAFMLYMGELVFGPMKAEEVAAVLTYVQAGGEYSTMFWIGQTFAFIVPSVLVLLAVTSRAYTIMPLAAVSAIVGLWLVKHVWLIIPQLLPMS, encoded by the coding sequence ATGGTTGAACATACTTTACCAGCCACTCAAGCTGTTGTTACCCTAGATGTTGCCTTACCAGGTATCGTTTGGGGTTGGATTATCACAATGAATATGTGGGCGAAATCTATTGGAACAGGTGTTATTTTTATAGGTTTTTATCTCTTAAAAAAATATCCTGACACAAAAGATGTAACATTCTTAAAAATGCCATTGGTAATTATTTCACTGGTATTTATTCACATTTTCTTACTATTTACAGTTCTTGATTTACACCAGATGTTTAGATTCTGGCATATTTTCTTCTATCCGCATTGGACATCGGCAATTACAGTTGGTGCGTGGATTGTAACAGGTTTAGTGGGTGTTCTATTCTTAATGGCAGCAGCTAAATTTGTGAAAAAAGATTCTCTTTACGATTCGCTTATGCCGTGGGCGGTAATTCTCTCAATTCCTGTTACACTTTATACAGCGGGAATTATGGCGGAAGCGAGTGCAAGAGAGTTATGGCAAATGCCAACTGAAATGGTTCAAATGATTCTTGCTGCAACTCTAACTGGTTCTGCAACACTTCTACTTGTTGGAATGAACAGATTTAGCGATGAGGTCAAACGAGACTTATCGGTTGTTCTTGGTCTTTCTGCATTTGCTGCTTTCATGCTTTATATGGGTGAGTTAGTTTTTGGTCCAATGAAAGCTGAAGAAGTTGCTGCCGTTCTAACTTATGTTCAAGCTGGTGGTGAATATTCAACAATGTTCTGGATCGGACAAACATTCGCATTTATCGTGCCGTCTGTTTTAGTATTACTTGCTGTTACGAGCAGAGCATATACAATTATGCCACTTGCTGCTGTTTCTGCGATTGTTGGTCTTTGGTTAGTAAAACATGTTTGGCTAATCATTCCACAACTTTTACCAATGAGCTAA
- a CDS encoding anaerobic dehydrogenase, typically selenocysteine-containing (PFAM: Molybdopterin oxidoreductase; Molybdopterin oxidoreductase Fe4S4 domain~TIGRFAM: Tat (twin-arginine translocation) pathway signal sequence~IMG reference gene:2508609871_SP), producing the protein MFFESRRNFLKGTALAVGGVAVAKGVFSGVSPELEAESEFSITPENLDFYPPLDQWEDFNELDGNDWKRGGIGRKGVKSEENPDGIKVNNFTIVPTACSNCEASCGLTAWVDKETMVVKKYMGNPLHAGSRGRNCAKGYAAQSQMYDPDRIPFPLKRAEGSKRGEGKWVRTTWHDAMTAIGKKMGDTLRNGDELSKKSVMFHVGRPNENGFTGKVWHSLGVDAFNSHTNICSSGGRTPTIQWANDDRTSPDWANAKLVFLNSSHAADAGHYFQQSAGFIADARKKGAKLVVMDPRLSNSAGIADLWIAAWPGTEASIYLYLANRILQENKVHDTFVKEWVNWGHFLKNENYLKFMMDRGYISQLPKDNSYESFIELLKELYAPYTLEYVSKETHVPAEKLEQLYDIFIWAGDSISTYFWRAAAAGNRGGWMSGRAGYLSLVLRGAIGTEGGTFFHHWHVISIAGKGGKSTVGNGDIPKVDHWNELTWPPEWPLSTYEMSYLLPHLLSDTEWQKKWTAKGLKVPTKLSVWIPRMYNPVWINPDGFRWIDTLKDESKMELTFNLSPTWSETNWFVDYILPVGLAGERHDQHSEATFPGRWTSFRQPVLRVAMEQAGWKPKDPNKATLEAHIKAGLGEIWEENEFWMNMAVNYIDPDGSLDVKQHWESKINKGKPVTIAEWYDAAFSKLPKLVKTAKADPKYQDEQFPVYAYMRDHGTWLEEDKIYHAQKRELHEVKEEIYDASTDTYVTKECYVSHGHRYDKKHVTKDEFGTLVYEHDGHKKSIGVEVDGKLRDGFATLDKKLDFFSEWMTEWKWPEYAIPFYPRNEKEKEEMPHIVSHVHHRYMTEKNERGEKNSFALNTVFRLPYNIHTRSVNSKHLMEISQNHDPIWIATGDAERLGFKRGDAVKVKIVDSVSGLESGYFVGMAVPTEGVLPGTLACSHHGGRWRVVNSVEIKNGSEVGDFQPEGFTGTLGVMGIGAPLAELEMVEEDGKVGKLRWSAGIEQNRKPWQFAEYNKDIDNIWWDGLSGAWQNAVAAPHPDPISGMHCWHQKVLLEQVSKDEKIGDVYVNYDNNFKVYQAWRDELARPLNSSDTLRRPMHIKRPWVPISKKGYTVSIKD; encoded by the coding sequence ATGTTTTTTGAAAGTAGAAGAAACTTTTTAAAAGGTACAGCTCTTGCCGTTGGTGGTGTGGCTGTTGCAAAAGGTGTCTTTAGTGGAGTTTCTCCAGAATTAGAGGCTGAAAGTGAATTTTCAATAACTCCTGAAAATCTTGATTTCTACCCACCACTTGATCAATGGGAAGATTTTAATGAACTTGACGGAAATGATTGGAAACGAGGTGGTATTGGTCGAAAAGGTGTAAAAAGCGAAGAAAATCCAGACGGAATTAAAGTAAATAATTTTACAATCGTTCCAACTGCTTGTTCAAACTGTGAAGCATCTTGTGGTCTAACTGCTTGGGTTGATAAAGAGACAATGGTTGTCAAAAAATACATGGGTAACCCTCTTCATGCTGGTTCTCGAGGTCGAAACTGTGCAAAAGGTTATGCTGCCCAGTCTCAAATGTATGATCCAGACCGAATTCCTTTCCCACTAAAAAGAGCTGAAGGTTCAAAACGGGGTGAAGGAAAATGGGTTAGAACAACTTGGCATGATGCAATGACTGCTATCGGTAAAAAGATGGGTGATACTCTCCGAAACGGTGATGAGCTATCTAAAAAATCTGTTATGTTCCATGTTGGGCGACCAAATGAGAACGGATTTACTGGAAAAGTTTGGCATTCACTCGGTGTTGATGCATTCAACTCACACACAAATATCTGTTCTTCTGGTGGTCGGACTCCGACAATTCAGTGGGCAAATGATGACCGAACAAGTCCAGATTGGGCAAATGCAAAACTTGTTTTCTTGAATTCATCACATGCGGCTGATGCTGGACACTATTTCCAACAATCTGCTGGATTTATTGCTGATGCTAGAAAAAAAGGTGCAAAACTTGTTGTTATGGATCCAAGACTCTCTAACTCGGCAGGTATTGCTGATTTATGGATTGCTGCTTGGCCAGGAACTGAAGCTTCTATTTATCTCTATTTAGCAAACAGAATTCTTCAAGAAAATAAAGTTCATGACACTTTTGTAAAAGAGTGGGTGAATTGGGGACATTTCCTAAAAAATGAAAACTATCTAAAATTCATGATGGATCGAGGATATATTTCACAACTTCCAAAAGATAATTCATATGAGAGTTTCATCGAATTATTAAAAGAGTTGTATGCTCCATACACACTTGAGTATGTTTCAAAAGAGACTCATGTTCCTGCTGAAAAACTTGAGCAACTTTATGACATCTTTATTTGGGCTGGTGACTCAATTTCAACTTATTTCTGGAGAGCGGCTGCAGCGGGTAACCGAGGTGGTTGGATGTCTGGACGAGCTGGATACCTTTCACTTGTTCTACGAGGTGCAATTGGTACAGAAGGTGGTACATTCTTCCATCACTGGCATGTTATTTCAATCGCAGGAAAAGGTGGAAAATCTACTGTTGGTAACGGAGATATTCCAAAAGTTGATCACTGGAATGAGCTTACTTGGCCTCCAGAATGGCCTCTTTCAACTTATGAAATGTCATATTTGCTACCTCATCTTCTTTCAGATACCGAGTGGCAGAAAAAATGGACTGCAAAAGGTCTTAAAGTTCCAACAAAACTTTCAGTTTGGATTCCAAGAATGTATAACCCTGTTTGGATTAATCCAGATGGTTTCCGATGGATCGATACTCTTAAAGATGAGTCTAAAATGGAGCTTACTTTCAACTTATCGCCGACTTGGTCTGAAACAAACTGGTTTGTAGATTATATTTTACCAGTTGGATTAGCGGGTGAAAGACATGATCAACACTCTGAAGCAACTTTCCCTGGACGATGGACTTCATTCCGACAACCAGTATTGAGAGTTGCAATGGAACAAGCTGGTTGGAAGCCAAAAGATCCAAACAAAGCTACTCTTGAAGCTCACATCAAAGCAGGTCTTGGTGAGATTTGGGAAGAAAATGAGTTCTGGATGAACATGGCTGTAAATTACATCGATCCAGATGGTAGTTTAGATGTTAAACAGCATTGGGAATCAAAAATCAATAAAGGGAAACCTGTAACGATTGCCGAATGGTATGATGCTGCATTCTCAAAACTTCCAAAACTTGTGAAAACTGCGAAAGCTGATCCAAAATATCAAGATGAGCAATTCCCAGTTTATGCTTACATGAGAGATCACGGAACTTGGTTAGAAGAAGACAAAATCTATCATGCTCAAAAACGGGAACTTCACGAAGTTAAAGAAGAGATTTATGATGCTTCAACAGACACATATGTAACAAAAGAGTGCTATGTTTCTCATGGACACCGATACGACAAAAAGCATGTTACGAAAGATGAGTTTGGAACTCTAGTTTATGAACATGATGGACATAAAAAATCTATTGGTGTTGAAGTTGATGGAAAACTTAGAGATGGTTTTGCAACTCTTGATAAAAAACTCGATTTCTTTTCAGAGTGGATGACAGAGTGGAAATGGCCTGAATATGCAATTCCATTCTATCCACGAAATGAGAAAGAGAAAGAGGAGATGCCTCATATCGTTTCTCATGTTCATCATAGATATATGACGGAAAAAAATGAGCGAGGTGAGAAAAACTCATTTGCACTTAACACTGTTTTCAGACTTCCGTACAACATTCATACAAGATCGGTGAATTCAAAACACTTGATGGAAATTTCTCAAAACCACGATCCAATTTGGATTGCAACAGGTGATGCGGAAAGACTTGGCTTCAAACGAGGTGATGCTGTTAAAGTTAAAATTGTTGATTCAGTTTCTGGACTTGAAAGCGGATATTTCGTAGGTATGGCTGTTCCAACAGAAGGTGTTCTACCAGGAACTTTAGCTTGTTCTCATCACGGTGGTAGATGGAGAGTTGTAAATTCTGTTGAGATCAAAAACGGTTCAGAAGTTGGTGATTTCCAACCTGAAGGTTTCACTGGCACTTTAGGTGTTATGGGAATCGGTGCTCCACTTGCCGAACTTGAAATGGTTGAGGAAGATGGAAAAGTTGGAAAACTTCGATGGAGTGCTGGAATCGAACAGAATCGAAAACCTTGGCAGTTCGCTGAATACAACAAAGATATTGACAATATTTGGTGGGACGGACTTTC